The Babylonia areolata isolate BAREFJ2019XMU chromosome 32, ASM4173473v1, whole genome shotgun sequence genome window below encodes:
- the LOC143276520 gene encoding perlucin-like → MKVFIVVIAALAAAAVEGQCPSGFVHHEKSCYSIPMTEGSWADGMIVCQELGGQLAVIETPEEQHFLEGYLKRYGSGLPNDNDFWVGGGDFLQEGKWIWVMPDTPITHTYWAPGQPDNHGGSQGCLRISGALGFKWEDGSCSSVEYPVCELPFRTTVEVGK, encoded by the exons atgaaggttTTTATCGTCGTCATCGCCGCTTTGGCCGCAGCTGCTG TCGAGGGACAGTGTCCCAGTGGCTTCGTGCATCATGAGAAATCCTGCTACTCTATTCCTATGACCGAGGGGTCTTGGGCTGATGGAatg ATAGTGTGTCAGGAACTTGGAGGTCAGCTGGCAGTAATAGAGACACCTGAGGAACAACATTTCCTGGAGGGTTACCTGAAGAGATAtggct CGGGATTGCCCAACGACAACGACTTCTGGGTCGGGGGAGGGGACTTCCTGCAGGAGGGGAAGTGGATCTGGGTCATGCCcgacacccccatcacccacacctacTGGGCTCCCGGGCAGCCCGACAACCACGGGGGCTCCCAGGGCTGCCTCCGCATCTCTGGCGCCCTGGGTTTCAAGTGGGAGGACGGCTCGTGTAGTTCTGTGGAGTACCCTGTCTGCGAACTGCC TTTCAGAACAACGGTGGAGGTGGGAAAGTga
- the LOC143276647 gene encoding perlucin-like — protein sequence MINMLGLLVAVLMSWAALARAQCPNGFMHHGASCYAVPDTEATWAQATLYCKILGSDLAVVDSADEQHYLEGFLQRMAGGFVNDHDFWIGGGDFLEEGTWIWTKSQSLIDPTATFWAPGQPSNTHQHQACLRMSENLHYKWEDGSCDSPEYFICEKPFGIGGGDIIG from the exons ATGATCAACATGCTTGGTCTGTTGGTTGCGGTTCTGATGAGCTGGGCTGCCCTCG CGCGCGCCCAGTGTCCCAACGGGTTCATGCATCACGGTGCCAGCTGCTATGCCGTCCCCGACACCGAAGCCACGTGGGCACAggccacg CTCTACTGCAAGATCCTGGGGTCTGATCTGGCCGTGGTGGACTCTGCTGATGAACAACACTACCTGGAGGGTTTCCTGCAGAGAATGGCAG GCGGCTTCGTCAACGATCATGACTTCTGGATCGGGGGAGGGGATTTCCTGGAAGAGGGGACGTGGATCTGGACCAAATCCCAGTCCCTGATAGATCCCACAGCTACCTTCTGGGCACCCGGACAGCCgtccaacacccaccaacaccaggCCTGTCTGCGCATGTCAGAGAATCTGCACTACAAATGGGAAGACGGAAGTTGTGACTCACCCGAGTATTTCATCTGTGAGAAACC gTTCGGAATTGGTGGGGGAGACATTATTGGCTAG